From the Deltaproteobacteria bacterium genome, the window ACTCACTCACTGGCATTCATTCCGTTCGGCGCCACACTGGTTACCCTGCTCATCTGGCTTGGCTCACTTCGCCGATGGAGCTGGCACTCCATTTGGTGGTTTGCCATTCTTGGCTACTCAACCCACGGACTCCTAGACGCCTGTACAAGCTTCGGAACGCATCTACTTTGGCCGTTTTCCATGGAACGCACAGCGTGGAATATTGTGTCCGTTGTCGATCCGCTCTTCACGCTTCCTATTATTGGATTGGCTTGTACGAGCTTCGTTAAGAAGCGCCGATTCTCGGCCATCCTCGGTACCACGTGGGGTTTACTTTACCTTTTCTTGTGCCTGCACCAGCACAACATTGCGATTGATGAACAAGGTTCGCTCGTTGCAACACGTGGCCACTACCCTGAACGCTCAGTCATCAAGCCAAGCTTTGCCAACAATGTTCTTCACCGGTCAGTGTATGAGCATGATGGCATCTTCTATGTGGATGCTATACGGGTTGGGTGGTTCTCTATCCCGCATATTTATACGGGATCAGGCATTGCTCGCCTCGAAGTAGATGATGTTTTCCCTGAACTCACTCAGCCATCTGAGCACCAACAAGGCATCGCCCGGTTTCAAAATCTCACCGACAATTTCCTTGTGCTCCACCCGGGAGAAGAGTTCGTGCTCGGCGACATCAGGTACGCCATGATACCAAGTAGCATCAGACCCCTCTGGGGCATTCGGGTGACTCCCAGCACGCCCCATAAACCCGTAGAGTTCATTCAGACGCGGGACCGTAAGCCCGGCGAACTTCAACTTTTCCTCAATATGCTATTCGAGCTTTAGCCCTGGCGTCATTCTAAACATGATTGGCGAATGGTCTGATAAATAGACTCCACGCAGGACCTGCGCGCAGGTGCCAACCAGCTTCTTATTCGAAAAGACATAATCTAAAAGCCGGGCTCGCTTATCGCGCCACACATCACTCGATGTGACATCACTTCCAATATGAGCATCATAAAAATCAGAGAATCGAACCAAAAAATCTAAATGCTCACGGCCGTCTAGATTAAAGTCTCCCACCAAAAGGTGCGCCGTCTCAGCCAAGC encodes:
- a CDS encoding metal-dependent hydrolase gives rise to the protein MDLVTQASVGAIVALAVAPKQLTKRAAFVGAVSGMAADLDTLLGVSSDPLLTLEIHRHFTHSLAFIPFGATLVTLLIWLGSLRRWSWHSIWWFAILGYSTHGLLDACTSFGTHLLWPFSMERTAWNIVSVVDPLFTLPIIGLACTSFVKKRRFSAILGTTWGLLYLFLCLHQHNIAIDEQGSLVATRGHYPERSVIKPSFANNVLHRSVYEHDGIFYVDAIRVGWFSIPHIYTGSGIARLEVDDVFPELTQPSEHQQGIARFQNLTDNFLVLHPGEEFVLGDIRYAMIPSSIRPLWGIRVTPSTPHKPVEFIQTRDRKPGELQLFLNMLFEL